A single genomic interval of Anopheles darlingi chromosome X, idAnoDarlMG_H_01, whole genome shotgun sequence harbors:
- the LOC125954966 gene encoding DNA ligase 4-like translates to MAARNESTLTAFSELVAVLTRAETAKNKQEVWRNFFTTYECSKRNVPSATIYPTLRLLVPGMDSERKSYGLRHKLLTDGYIRALGLNSRSDEVRQLSAPETKGDLGVRLERLVRGRCPDRSSLTIADANRLLDELGLAGTGQRRRVEQVLAELLECGSPADHRWLVRIILKDLRLGISQRSILQLYHPHAPQLYDTTGDLRQLVQEIESGRVTKASGPPIPGGYIRLMHHVRPMLCQRIDLRAVGALLQQGTYWAETKMDGERFQLHKSGPHYRYLSRNGIDYSERFGATADQLDGTLTPLVAELFAPSLESVILDGEMMVYDRRDLRYRDKCENTDVKALRAGATDLRPCFCVYDVLYHNGRPLTGVPYAERLRLLTTLLVREQPGFIVYCQREQVRDAAHLVQLLNTAIDGEQEGLVLKREDAIYQPNRRHGGGWYKLKPDYVGGLVVDFDLLILGGYYNRRRTFVNTFLVGVRDDSSSDYLTLAKVSMGLQAEQWAELNRTLAPHWQEVVAGQSNGADPSSPQYPRWGQTVPDVWLEPKESIVLQLRGSELVRSESYAAGHTLRFPRILAIRTDRRYNDVCTIEELLALVAVGPGGGTGDPRNVTKLAKRHVTIDDLTGGQGTTKGPSKRARGAGRPLTIAAPNHRQPAEVLQTIDNACGGREFCVMSTHVVQPTVAELERMIRQHGGRVVANPGSNTYAIVAGARTFKVDRYCRAARWDVVRVEWLMRAMGAGKEPSARQPGQVEPFRPADLHAATEATQRWLAEHYDRFGDSYTRPVSPGTFKGLLQQPDAALSQLSEQEMQRAERTLLRLPATLSGRRPFRGYSARLFLEQQQQQQADVPLARYRAERHMLRFVRHGGRWLPDTEPGPVSYVFVVQEGEIDDQPAGLTHWLETVSGRNQNQNWPPPTIHPIEFIAKSLADGQLLTSRSQSPSVVKPSRSSPSVFTPQ, encoded by the coding sequence ATGGCTGCTAGGAATGAATCAACGCTGACTGCGTTCAGCGAGTTAGTGGCGGTGCTGACGCGCGCGGAAACAGCGAAGAACAAGCAGGAGGTATGGCGGAACTTTTTCACTACGTACGAgtgcagcaaacggaacgTACCGAGCGCCACAATCTACCCAACCCTGCGGCTGCTAGTACCCGGCATGGACAGCGAGAGGAAGTCATACGGCTTACGCCACAAGCTGCTCACCGATGGCTACATACGGGCACTCGGTCTGAATTCGCGGAGCGACGAGGTACGCCAACTGTCGGCGCCCGAAACGAAGGGTGATTTGGGGGTTCGGTTGGAACGGTTGGTGCGTGGACGCTGCCCCGATCGCAGCTCGCTTACCATAGCCGATGCAAACCGGTTGCTGGATGAGCTGGGACTGGCCGGAACGGGCCAGCGACGACGGGTTGAGCAGGTGCTGGCCGAGCTGCTCGAGTGCGGCTCGCCCGCCGATCATCGCTGGCTGGTGCGCATCATTCTGAAAGACCTGCGGTTGGGCATCAGCCAACGGTCTATTCTGCAGCTGTACCACCCGCACGCACCGCAGCTATACGACACGACCGGTGATCTGCGCCAGCTAGTACAGGAAATCGAATCCGGCAGAGTGACGAAGGCCAGTGGCCCACCGATACCGGGCGGGTACATCCGCCTGATGCACCACGTACGGCCGATGCTGTGCCAGCGGATCGATCTACGTGCGGTCGGTGCACTACTGCAGCAGGGCACCTATTGGGCCGAAACGAAGATGGATGGCGAGCGATTTCAGCTGCACAAGAGCGGACCCCATTACCGCTACCTATCGCGCAACGGTATCGATTACAGCGAGCGGTTTGGGGCGACGGCCGACCAGCTCGATGGCACACTGACACCGTTGGTGGCGGAACTGTTCGCACCGAGCTTAGAATCTGTCATCCTGGACGGCGAGATGATGGTGTACGATCGGCGCGACCTCCGCTATCGCGACAAGTGCGAAAACACGGACGTTAAGGCGCTGCGAGCGGGTGCGACTGATCTGCGGCCGTGCTTTTGTGTGTACGATGTGCTGTACCACAACGGGCGTCCGCTTACCGGTGTACCGTACGCGGAACGGTTGCGGCTGCTAACGACGTTGCTGGTTCGTGAGCAGCCCGGATTCATCGTTTACTGCCAGCGGGAACAGGTGCGCGATGCGGCACACCTGGTGCAGCTACTGAACACGGCCATCGATGGTGAGCAGGAAGGGCTGGTGCTGAAGCGGGAGGATGCCATTTACCAACCGAACCGTCGCCATGGGGGCGGCTGGTACAAGCTTAAACCGGACTACGTCggcgggctggtggtggactTTGATCTGCTGATCCTCGGTGGATACTACAACCGGCGGCGTACCTTCGTCAACACCTTCCTCGTGGGCGTACGCGACGATTCATCCTCTGATTATCTAACCCTGGCCAAGGTCTCGATGGGGCTCCAAGCGGAGCAGTGGGCCGAGCTGAATCGCACCTTAGCACCGCACTGGCAGGAGGTGGTAGCTGGGCAGAGCAACGGAGCCGATCCGTCCAGCCCTCAATACCCACGATGGGGACAAACTGTGCCGGATGTCTGGCTTGAGCCGAAAGAGTCAATTGTGCTGCAGCTGCGCGGTTCCGAGCTGGTGCGCAGCGAGAGCTACGCCGCTGGTCATACCCTACGCTTCCCGCGTATCCTCGCTATACGCACCGATCGCCGGTACAATGATGTATGCACCATCGAAGAGCTGTTAGCACTTGTGGCTGTAGGACCCGGGGGCGGTACCGGTGATCCACGGAATGTAACAAAGCTTGCCAAACGGCACGTAACGATCGACGATTTAACCGGTGGTCAGGGGACAACGAAGGGCCCGAGTAAACGGGCTCGAGGAGCTGGCCGTCCGTTAACCATTGCAGCTCCGAACCATCGGCAACCAGCCGAAGTGCTGCAAACGATCGACAATGCTTGTGGTGGTAGGGAGTTTTGCGTGATGAGCACTCACGTCGTTCAGCCGACGGTGGCCGAACTGGAACGGATGATACGGCAGCACGGTGGCCGCGTGGTAGCCAATCCTGGATCGAATACCTACGCCATCGTGGCTGGCGCGCGTACGTTCAAGGTAGACCGGTACTGTCGGGCCGCCCGATGGGATGTGGTGCGAGTGGAGTGGTTGATGCGAGCGATGGGAGCTGGCAAGGAGCCGAGTGCTCGTCAACCAGGGCAGGTGGAACCATTCCGACCGGCCGATCTGCATGCGGCCACCGAAGCGACGCAGCGCTGGCTAGCGGAGCATTACGATCGCTTCGGTGATTCCTACACACGCCCCGTCAGCCCAGGCACCTTCAAAGGCTTGCTGCAACAACCGGACGCCGCTCTTAGTCAACTGAGCGAGCAGGAAATGCAACGTGCCGAGCGAACACTACTGCGACTACCTGCTACGCTTTCCGGTCGGCGCCCTTTTCGTGGCTACTCCGCACGTTTgttcctcgagcagcagcagcagcagcaagcggatGTACCACTGGCTCGCTACCGAGCTGAACGACACATGCTGCGCTTCGTTCGCCACGGTGGCCGATGGCTACCCGATACCGAGCCCGGTCCCGTCTCGTACGTGTTTGTGGTGCAGGAAGGCGAAATCGATGACCAGCCGGCCGGTCTGACGCACTGGCTTGAGACCGTAAGCGGAcgcaaccagaaccagaattGGCCACCCCCAACCATACATCCGATCGAATTCATAGCTAAATCGCTTGCTGACGGGCAGCTTCTTACCTCTCGTTCGCAATCTCCGTCGGTCGTCAAACCCTCGCGATCATCACCCTCGGTGTTTACTCCCCAATGA
- the LOC125955084 gene encoding serine--tRNA ligase, mitochondrial, with protein MLPKCMDRMLLVLVARRQLCSQPFRRMSYHRFELQQPIYDTDYLLDPANADQIEANILLRKGVGDIRLVHELQERLQGGVTGESRRQLADRLQTELGKLPNRTHPRLLSYEGKPRLVRRYNEPQIERASNDHRPHYEFGDICKRMNLYRMEALGNFTGHRSYYLLDELAELEHALIGYTVERLLQEQFRLISVPDLLPARIIESCGMSTTGTRNQVYKVTSGGPADDSRDVLCLSGTSEMALAGYFAGRALPGERLPLRLAAVSRCYRAETSALHEEKGIYRVHQFTKVEMFAICRPDQSAGVLRQFRDIEVSLFEQLGLPFVLLDMPACELGAPAYRKYDIEAWMPGRQMYGEISSCSDCTDYQARRLGIRVDGAQQQQQQPFAHTVNGTACAIPRMLIALLENFQNEDYTVSIPEPLQRHMHGKQVLRRRKVLPELKLTKRLQQEELVCTV; from the coding sequence ATGTTACCAAAGTGTATGGaccggatgctgttggtgctggtggcgcggCGGCAGCTCTGCTCGCAACCGTTTCGCCGGATGTCGTACCATCGGTTTGAGCTGCAACAACCTATCTACGATACGGACTACCTGCTCGATCCGGCCAACGCTGATCAAATCGAGGCCAACATACTGCTGCGCAAAGGCGTCGGTGATATCCGGCTGGTGCACGAACTCCAGGAGCGGTTACAGGGAGGAGTGACCGGCGAGTCACGCCGGCAGCTTGCCGATCGTCTGCAGACGGAGCTGGGTAAGCTGCCTAACCGAACCCATCCGCGTCTCCTATCATATGAGGGCAAACCGCGACTGGTCCGGCGGTACAATGAGCCACAAATAGAGCGAGCAAGCAACGACCACCGGCCACACTACGAGTTCGGTGATATCTGCAAACGGATGAACCTGTACCGGATGGAGGCGCTCGGCAACTTTACCGGCCACCGGTCCTACTATCTGCTGGACGAGCTGGCTGAACTCGAGCACGCCCTGATCGGCTACACGGTAGAGCGGTTGTTGCAGGAACAGTTCCGACTCATCTCCGTACCGGATCTGCTACCTGCGCGCATCATCGAGAGCTGTGGCAtgagcaccaccggcacccggAACCAGGTGTACAAGGTCACCAGCGGTGGACCAGCGGACGATTCTCGCGATGTGCTCTGCCTGTCTGGGACTTCAGAGATGGCATTGGCAGGCTATTTCGCTGGTCGAGCACTGCCCGGGGAGCGGTTGCCACTGCGGCTGGCCGCGGTTAGCCGCTGCTACCGGGCGGAAACGTCAGCGCTGCACGAAGAGAAGGGCATCTACCGGGTGCACCAGTTCACCAAGGTGGAGATGTTTGCCATCTGCCGGCCGGATCAGTCGGCTGGTGTGCTTCGCCAGTTCCGCGACATCGAGGTGAGCCTGTTCGAGCAGCTCGGCCTGCCGTTCGTGTTGCTCGATATGCCGGCGTGCGAACTGGGCGCCCCGGCTTACCGCAAGTACGACATCGAGGCGTGGATGCCGGGCCGCCAGATGTACGGCGAGATCTCGAGCTGCAGCGACTGTACCGATTATCAGGCGCGCCGACTCGGAATCCGGGTCGAcggtgcgcagcagcagcagcagcagccgttcgCTCACACAGTCAACGGCACGGCCTGTGCGATCCCGCGAATGCTGATCGCCCTGCTCGAGAACTTCCAGAACGAGGACTATACCGTCTCGATACCGGAACCGCTGCAGCGGCACATGCACGGCAAGCAGGTACTGCGGCGACGGAAGGTACTGCCCGAGCTGAAGCTCACCAAACGGCtccagcaggaggagctggTGTGTACCGTTTGA